A region of Spodoptera frugiperda isolate SF20-4 chromosome 26, AGI-APGP_CSIRO_Sfru_2.0, whole genome shotgun sequence DNA encodes the following proteins:
- the LOC118264190 gene encoding uncharacterized protein LOC118264190 — MKLPFNQVLAPMLKPHLGQTRLFCHHPTFCMSILYTYSYGVLGFLISANHLRKHLGELPPSCSSDTAVRDDSNFMLLHDLKIIATSMGLVQYACLLVGCFTLNHVGTEHSDGIKIKLRALLVALLGVSMSACAFASQPVELELDDDDVAQKLNNVSFARRITKPTIRLVMGYGKLSAFVTATTSLLLLVAVMSKQSWWRRGARWLAAPALLVAALETASDASDAMLAAVLRGSAEPARVAIQTAAAALLITVEILVWYFIAKFFEYNPPATAEEREKENLMRAMPQ; from the exons ATGAAGCTGCCGTTTAACCAAGTTTTGGCTCCTATGTTAAAACCTCACCTTGGACAAACCAGGCTGTTCTGTCACCATCCTACATTCTGCATGAGTATATTGTACACATACTCGTATGGCGTACTGGGTttt TTGATAAGTGCAAATCATTTGAGGAAGCACTTAGGTGAGCTCCCTCCATCATGTTCATCGGACACTGCAGTAAGAGATGACAGCAACTTCATGTTGCTCCATGACTTAAAGATCATTGCGACGTCAATGGGACTAGTGCAGTACGCCTGTCTGTTAGTAGGATGTTTCACT TTGAATCACGTCGGCACTGAGCATTCGGacggcattaaaataaaattgcgagCATTGTTGGTAGCGCTTCTTGGGGTGTCCATGTCGGCATGCGCTTTCGCGTCCCAACCCGTCGAACTAGAGTTGGACGATGACGATGTCGCACAGAAACTTAACAACGTCAGCTTTGCTAGACG GATTACCAAGCCAACAATTCGACTAGTGATGGGTTACGGGAAACTCAGTGCGTTCGTCACCGCAACAACCTCACTGCTTTTACTGGTAGCTGTAATGTCTAAA CAATCGTGGTGGCGTCGTGGAGCTCGGTGGCTGGCTGCCCCAGCGCTGCTGGTTGCTGCATTAGAGACTGCGTCGGACGCCAGCGATGCCATGCTGGCTGCCGTGCTGCGTGGCTCCGCCGAACCAGCGCGGGTCGCCATACAAACTGCCGCCGCTGCTCTGCTCATCACCGTTGAAATACTAGTATG GTATTTTATTGCGAAATTTTTTGAGTATAACCCTCCAGCGACAGCCGAGGAACGTGAGAAAGAGAATCTTATGAGAGCAATGccacaataa
- the LOC118264185 gene encoding uncharacterized protein LOC118264185 isoform X2, whose protein sequence is MSEYYKEQHPLLCEEISDEEYYSPRYHRNIRSSNYRGRSRHSLNGAASIITRWPDHWSSFIVYWWIGLGMISLTTFIIYNSLFAISMVPTANTKPSNLVFGNGIEKSPRSTASLPDVFMHLFVNHNEEINLNQYVPYIEELAGKYPNLKYHLVVVVNDTNLSWLSAEENNELALNALWKKEQKNEQSKSDVAIEYVTMTSYMQNSPLRKHWRTLPNQLIEFLARSVSIWEKGGIAFNPIILTPKSQHFIYTEKIHKLLTKYSDRSNVPRDIKSVNKPRKTLKKERKLNNIRDIIHALENDGRSVNAFSEQTLTEAESIKSPVVTRSDRYLNSAIDTTVKNEPGKASKPLNVIEMYASKNSLRIDGDTKEPKHRVGMTNSTESTVTLGASQNTTKLSLLPLFLEFIFHNKLNVKPSSTETTTLNRTRKSVIDIPKSGDIKSSLSTYDSLDKVDKKVDDAYMPVIVSAAEIYNKSELTKPSMGIPGSELEQVLEQSRLTIDLKGNIIATDIPCHAFLGTIFSNAAHHSQEESVTDFIIAELTIFCKGLLSSCMGIDLILI, encoded by the exons ATGAGTGAATACTACAAAGAGCAGCATCCATTATTATGTGAGGAGATATCGGACGAGGAGTACTACAGTCCTCGATACCACCGAAACATACGTTCCTCGAACTACAGAGGACGCTCCAGACACAGCTTGAACGGAGCTGCTTCCATCATAACCCGGTGGCCAG ACCACTGGTCGTCTTTTATCGTATACTGGTGGATAGGTCTCGGAATGATTAGTCTTACAACATTCATAATTTACAATAGTCTATTTGCAATTTCCATGGTACCGACTGCTAACACTAAACCCTCTAATCTTGTATTTGGCAACGGCATTGAAAAATCACCCAGAAGCACCGCATCATTACCTGATGTATTCATGCATCTATTTGTCAATcataatgaagaaataaacTTAAATCAATACGTTCCTTACATAGAAGAACTTGCGGGTAAATACCCTAACCTAAAATATCATTTGGTTGTCGTGGTTAACGATACCAACCTAAGTTGGTTGAGTGCTGAGGAAAATAACGAATTAGCACTAAACGCGCTATGGAAAAAGGAACAAAAAAATGAGCAATCAAAGTCTGATGTCGCCATTGAATACGTCACAATGACATCCTATATGCAAAATTCGCCGTTAAGGAAACACTGGAGAACGTTGCCCAATCAACTTATTGAATTTTTAGCTCGCTCTGTTTCGATCTGGGAGAAAGGAGGAATTGCTTTCAATCCTATTATTTTGACTCCTAAGTCTcagcattttatttatacagaaaaaatacataagttACTTACTAAATATTCAGACCGCAGTAACGTTCCCCGTGATATTAAAAGTGTTAATAAGCCGCGCAAAACTTtgaaaaaggaaagaaaattaaataatatacgtGACATAATACACGCCTTGGAAAATGACGGCCGATCTGTGAATGCTTTTTCTGAACAAACTTTAACAGAGGCTGAAAGCATCAAATCCCCAGTTGTAACAAGAAGCGACCGTTACTTAAATAGTGCGATAGACACTACAGTAAAAAATGAGCCGGGAAAAGCGAGTAAACCGCTCAATGTCATTGAAATGTACGCCAGTAAGAATTCATTACGCATTGACGGCGACACTAAAGAACCAAAACATCGTGTTGGAATGACTAATAGTACTGAATCAACTGTAACCTTAGGAGCTAGTCAGAATACTACTAAGTTGAGTCTATTACCTTTATTTTTAGAgtttatatttcataataaacttAATGTTAAACCGAGCTCTACAGAAACAACTACATTAAACAGGACCCGTAAAAGTGTAATAGATATACCTAAATCTGGAGATATTAAAAGTTCTCTTTCAACATATGATTCTCTGGATAAAGTGGATAAAAAAGTGGATGATGCTTACATGCCAGTCATCGTATCGGCAGCTGAAATTTATAACAAATCTGAGCTTACAAAGCCTTCGATGGGAATTCCCGGTAGTGAACTAGAGCAAGTTTTGGAGCAAAGTCGTCTAACAATCGATTTAAAAGGGAATATCATAGCAACTGATATACCGTGCCATGCATTTTTAGGCACAATATTTAGCAATGCTGCCCACCACAGCCAAGAAGAAAGTGTTACTGACTTCATAATTGCTGAGCtcacaatattttgtaaaggaCTTTTGTCGTCGTGTATGggtattgatttgattttaatataa
- the LOC118264188 gene encoding uncharacterized protein LOC118264188: MVERAPPTKQDEQYPLLKADTGGGDGGVQPTPTLVTPSWGVTCAPKQSWLVRWPEYISACWMTLILLGISFLVFYALGMEAYRRQPVLIVKCNSSKPGSDVFFHHIVPRGGFTPFVVYEEYIASMATQYPDLHFHLYFLNDDSLQTTFRGPRHPRFINELIPYSGGIPPFTHPKLRDDIKRKIEDFEKRHQNVNITIMCLSKYMSMTALKYKWRSIPLPYLLFYARVFSVWQSGGVAMDLNTFNNNFNNRQHEDRRIAAILKQHNDGINVEEYKNALNKIDREENEFCTVFYALIHQLLNDTRTSLNNFFAYPPITISEKTVSPNEALIRTNRNKRDVSAADSLDKNNKSEGVSNVFVEVMNPKNNTELKKSEYKTLTNPELETLKLNESIKALHVNDTIKINVTMNITDGLNKSEIQPDMLNKSDTAQVVLFYDFSVISDIGPSFIIPDMSLPDSRHTKNVKTGNNGAQLLTIDADGKFVAASSRLHRFLGHLIAAGCQRMPPKFAIQNTLFTQCSEMYKEDNYCDNIYIL, from the exons ATGGTGGAGCGCGCTCCACCGACAAAACAAGACGAACAATATCCTCTGTTGAAGGCAGACACAGGCGGAGGCGATGGCGGGGTACAACCTACCCCGACTCTCGTCACTCCAAGCTGGGGAGTCACTTGCGCTCCGAAACAATCCTGGCTTGTCCGCTGGCCTG AGTACATTTCGGCGTGTTGGATGACTCTGATATTGTTGGGGATATCCTTCCTTGTATTTTATGCGCTGGGTATGGAGGCGTATCGAAGGCAACCCGTATTGATCGTTAAATGCAACTCTTCGAAGCCTGGAAGCGATGTCTTCTTCCATCACATTGTGCCACGAGGTGGATTTACTCCTTTCGTAGTATACGAGGAATATATTGCTAGCATGGCCACGCAGTACCCAGATTTACATTTCCACCTATACTTCCTCAACGATGACTCTCTACAAACTACATTTAGGGGCCCGAGGCATCCCCGATTTATAAATGAATTGATTCCGTATTCTGGCGGTATCCCTCCATTCACTCACCCAAAACTACGTGATGATATTAAGAGAAAAATTGAAGATTTCGAAAAGAGACACCAAAATGtcaatattacaataatgtgTCTGAGCAAGTACATGTCGATGACAGCTCTGAAGTACAAATGGAGGTCTATACCTCTCCCATACCTACTTTTCTATGCGAGAGTATTCTCAGTCTGGCAAAGTGGAGGGGTCGCCATGGATTTGAATACCtttaacaacaattttaataatcgCCAACACGAAGATCGTAGAATTGCTGCCATATTGAAACAACATAATGATGGTATAAACGTTGAAGAGTATAAAAATGCTTTGAACAAAATCGATCGTGAAGAAAACGAGTTCTGCACCGTATTTTATGCATTAATACATCAGCTTTTAAACGACACCAGGACatctttaaataacttttttgcTTATCCTCCAATCACGATTTCCGAAAAGACTGTCTCTCCTAATGAGGCTTTGATTCGTACGAATAGGAACAAACGGGATGTTTCTGCTGCAGAttctttagataaaaataataaatctgaaGGTGTTTCCAATGTTTTTGTTGAAGTTATGAATCCAAAGAATAATACCGAATTGAAAAAGAGTGaatataaaactttaacaaaCCCCGAGCTAGAGACATTAAAACTTAATGAGTCCATTAAGGCCTTACACGTGAATGAtaccattaaaataaacgttactatgaaTATCACGGATGGACTTAATAAGTCAGAAATACAACCAGATATGTTAAATAAGTCTGATACCGCTCAGGTGGTTTTGTTCTATGATTTTTCTGTAATTTCTGATATTGGACCTTCGTTCATTATTCCTGATATGAGTTTGCCTGATAGTAGACATacgaaaaatgtaaaaactgGTAACAACGGTGCACAACTTCTCACTATTGATGCTGATGGCAAGTTTGTGGCTGCATCTTCAAGATTGCACCGATTTTTAGGACATTTAATTGCAGCCGGTTGTCAACGTATGCCTCCTAAATTCGCGATTCAAAATACTCTCTTTACGCAATGCTCCGAAATGTATAAGGAAGACAATTATTGCGACAACATTTATATTCTTTAG
- the LOC118264185 gene encoding uncharacterized protein LOC118264185 isoform X1, giving the protein MANQWRVMSEYYKEQHPLLCEEISDEEYYSPRYHRNIRSSNYRGRSRHSLNGAASIITRWPDHWSSFIVYWWIGLGMISLTTFIIYNSLFAISMVPTANTKPSNLVFGNGIEKSPRSTASLPDVFMHLFVNHNEEINLNQYVPYIEELAGKYPNLKYHLVVVVNDTNLSWLSAEENNELALNALWKKEQKNEQSKSDVAIEYVTMTSYMQNSPLRKHWRTLPNQLIEFLARSVSIWEKGGIAFNPIILTPKSQHFIYTEKIHKLLTKYSDRSNVPRDIKSVNKPRKTLKKERKLNNIRDIIHALENDGRSVNAFSEQTLTEAESIKSPVVTRSDRYLNSAIDTTVKNEPGKASKPLNVIEMYASKNSLRIDGDTKEPKHRVGMTNSTESTVTLGASQNTTKLSLLPLFLEFIFHNKLNVKPSSTETTTLNRTRKSVIDIPKSGDIKSSLSTYDSLDKVDKKVDDAYMPVIVSAAEIYNKSELTKPSMGIPGSELEQVLEQSRLTIDLKGNIIATDIPCHAFLGTIFSNAAHHSQEESVTDFIIAELTIFCKGLLSSCMGIDLILI; this is encoded by the exons ATGGCG AACCAATGGCGAGTGATGAGTGAATACTACAAAGAGCAGCATCCATTATTATGTGAGGAGATATCGGACGAGGAGTACTACAGTCCTCGATACCACCGAAACATACGTTCCTCGAACTACAGAGGACGCTCCAGACACAGCTTGAACGGAGCTGCTTCCATCATAACCCGGTGGCCAG ACCACTGGTCGTCTTTTATCGTATACTGGTGGATAGGTCTCGGAATGATTAGTCTTACAACATTCATAATTTACAATAGTCTATTTGCAATTTCCATGGTACCGACTGCTAACACTAAACCCTCTAATCTTGTATTTGGCAACGGCATTGAAAAATCACCCAGAAGCACCGCATCATTACCTGATGTATTCATGCATCTATTTGTCAATcataatgaagaaataaacTTAAATCAATACGTTCCTTACATAGAAGAACTTGCGGGTAAATACCCTAACCTAAAATATCATTTGGTTGTCGTGGTTAACGATACCAACCTAAGTTGGTTGAGTGCTGAGGAAAATAACGAATTAGCACTAAACGCGCTATGGAAAAAGGAACAAAAAAATGAGCAATCAAAGTCTGATGTCGCCATTGAATACGTCACAATGACATCCTATATGCAAAATTCGCCGTTAAGGAAACACTGGAGAACGTTGCCCAATCAACTTATTGAATTTTTAGCTCGCTCTGTTTCGATCTGGGAGAAAGGAGGAATTGCTTTCAATCCTATTATTTTGACTCCTAAGTCTcagcattttatttatacagaaaaaatacataagttACTTACTAAATATTCAGACCGCAGTAACGTTCCCCGTGATATTAAAAGTGTTAATAAGCCGCGCAAAACTTtgaaaaaggaaagaaaattaaataatatacgtGACATAATACACGCCTTGGAAAATGACGGCCGATCTGTGAATGCTTTTTCTGAACAAACTTTAACAGAGGCTGAAAGCATCAAATCCCCAGTTGTAACAAGAAGCGACCGTTACTTAAATAGTGCGATAGACACTACAGTAAAAAATGAGCCGGGAAAAGCGAGTAAACCGCTCAATGTCATTGAAATGTACGCCAGTAAGAATTCATTACGCATTGACGGCGACACTAAAGAACCAAAACATCGTGTTGGAATGACTAATAGTACTGAATCAACTGTAACCTTAGGAGCTAGTCAGAATACTACTAAGTTGAGTCTATTACCTTTATTTTTAGAgtttatatttcataataaacttAATGTTAAACCGAGCTCTACAGAAACAACTACATTAAACAGGACCCGTAAAAGTGTAATAGATATACCTAAATCTGGAGATATTAAAAGTTCTCTTTCAACATATGATTCTCTGGATAAAGTGGATAAAAAAGTGGATGATGCTTACATGCCAGTCATCGTATCGGCAGCTGAAATTTATAACAAATCTGAGCTTACAAAGCCTTCGATGGGAATTCCCGGTAGTGAACTAGAGCAAGTTTTGGAGCAAAGTCGTCTAACAATCGATTTAAAAGGGAATATCATAGCAACTGATATACCGTGCCATGCATTTTTAGGCACAATATTTAGCAATGCTGCCCACCACAGCCAAGAAGAAAGTGTTACTGACTTCATAATTGCTGAGCtcacaatattttgtaaaggaCTTTTGTCGTCGTGTATGggtattgatttgattttaatataa